A region of Bradyrhizobium sp. SZCCHNS1050 DNA encodes the following proteins:
- a CDS encoding calcium-binding protein produces MTTIFGTSGNDTLIGTSSADSIYGQTGDDTLIGGQGNDTLQGGLGNDTYIFNRGDSQDTIFDNGAGSGEVNTLQFGSGITAGQVTVKESGTGDLVLSITGTTDKITLRSQLLSAAGGVDQVVFADGTIWNRAALLALATAPTSGNDTFYGDYNANTLSGGAGNDTLSGGAGDDTLIGGTGNDTLSGGAGNDTYVFNVGDGQDTITDNGAASGETNTLQLGSGILPANVVVTEANGGGDLVLTISGTTDKVTLKNQLVSATGGVDQVVFADGTVWTRAALLAQATAPTSGNDTFYGDYLGNTLNGGAGNDTLYGAGGDDVLAGGTGNDVLVGGTGNDTYLFNLGDGQDTIFDNGSSNSSEVNTLRLGTGIAVGSVTVTEANGGRDLLLSIGGTTDSILLQNQLVAKTGGVDQVVFADGSVWSRADLLAHATLPTAANATLYGDYADNVLTGGTGNDTIYGAAGNDTLAGAGGNDYLEGGVGNDIYLFGRGGGNDRINDNGAAADVDRLQFAADIAPADIVVTQANGGQDIVLSIAGSSDSVLLSNQLIGTTGGVDFVQFADGTVWDRAALLSKSLVPTSGDDVLGGDDGANILTGGAGNDRLIGRGGADTYVYTLGDGVDIVDDQASSDGDTVLLHGIVPSQVHIVRSGDNALLLFEADHNSRLTLAGQFAGTGTIEQIVFDDGTVWSSADILAAAIGGTDNVTLGMNAAETIVGSGVNDTIEGLRGNDVLQGGAGDDTYIFNAGDGQDTIIEAGGTDTLSFGRGLAASDAILQAVGNDLYVRFRNSTDSVLVQSAFANSSSVVENVHFADGTTWNLTKPLTFTYIGTDTNTVLTGSSYGTNIFELGPGGDTVTAGSANDVIIFKRGIGHATVTLTGTGAALKLAAGIAQSDVSVQTASNGDVTVALAGSNDSVTFNGASAKGLNTIGFSDGTNWRLIYGTSGNDTLNGGSGVDFLNGGQGDDQLSGGAGSDTYVYKGGDGNDTIIDGGTSDGSIDKLMLVDISPSRVSLTRNGSDVALVIAPSTAGGNDGGSVLLKAELDWQNIEQIVFADGTVWSPLTLFQMLVSVGGTSGNDTLVGTNGSDILAGGLGDDQLDGGAGSDSYLYNVGDGNDTIIDGTAFDGSNDRLVLGAGLTASNLVISRNGSDVTLSFTDQAGSVRMVAFDSGASVGLEQVVLGDGTVWSKQQVESAYIAQQIAAGATTITGFDQNNDVIVGTSGSDTLYGLGGNDTLTGGRGDDTLDGGNGSDTYVYNAGDGNDTIMDGTAFDGSNDRLVLGAGLTASNLVISRNGSDVTLSFTDQAGSVRMVAFDSGASVGLEQVVLGDGTVWSKQQLESAYIAQQMAAGATTITGFDQNNDVIGGTSGNDTLYGLGGNDTLSGGRGDDTLDGGSGSDTYVYNAGDGNDTIIDGTAFDGSDDRLGLGAGLTASNLVISRNGSDVTLSFTDQAGSVRMVAFDSGASVGLEQVVLGDGTVWSKQQLESAYIAQQMAAGATTITGFDQNNDVIGGTSGNDTLYGLGGNDTLTGGRGDDMLDGGSGSDTYVYNAGDGNDTITDGTAFDGSNDRLVLGAGLTASNLVITRSGSDVTLSFTDQAGSVRMVAFDSGASVGLEQVVLGDGTVWSKQQLESAYIAQQIAAGATNITGFDQNDDVIVGTSGNDTLYGLGGNDTLSGGAGDDYLNGGSGTDTYIYSSVGGNDVIDDSTSGNALVMQGIASSAVALSRPGNGADLVIQNISTGKTITVKGQFSNGTLSTISFADGASWSQAQVLDLVSGGSDANAYLFNAGSGQVTVANTITTIRMGTGISSSDLYFQANGNGDLTIRFRNSSDVITVPRDLTVQPWGVSSAIIRIAFSDGTVLPVGQPGAGVGAPLTFTWIGNSNGFDLGNTNFGSNVFEVSASGNLGFGNYSNGVAGTNTIKFAAGSGALSVWPGASKGTLQFGTGVTAQDVLLQANGSDLIVKFRNNASDNILVHSDLTVSGGVASSSINSLVFSDGTSIALGGSASVPITFTWVGKTNGFDLGNTNFGSNVFEVSASGNLGFGNYSNGVAGTNTIKYATGSGALSVWPGASKGTLQFGTGVTAQDVLLQANGSDLIVKFRNNATDNILVHSDLTVSGGAATSSIDKLVFSDGSSIALGGTASVPITFTWLGNTSSTTLSGSAYGSNVYEISASNVSVNFANAASVGGANTLLYSRGVGRTDINLNGATGTINLGAGISAQDVYVQVENGADLILRIRNDDTDKIDIHGDLTSTGGIQTLRFADGTVWSRQQLLALETTGTAANDVLWGSLGADIFDGKGGNDVAHGRGGNDIFVFNTGYGQLEIDETDSSSTAANVLSLGTGIRPSDVSVATSSNGNDWILTIGSNGDLIRIDNMVQSSTSGVQQVRFADGTVWDRAAVRDASQTFTWNGSSSNPTLVGNATGSNIFVLGDGAETAFGGTRTNLFRTSSTTGQATINLSATLGAKNQVDFGSGITAQKLWFTQSGNNLVIAVLGTTTRVTVANWFTGSASQLQTITAGTTVLDGSAIGTLVQAMSAYAVAHPGFDPASASQVPGDLAVQSAIAGAWHGQQGFVAKFFALSSGPSQLSDINWGAAPSFVTTVSQISGTADAAWPASSHVNFATAYQANLTITTAGTYTFSLASDDGSALYIDGVRVVNNDGLHGNNTVSGQVTLGIGSHAVEVRYFQNGGGEVVTLTAPAGANSFATATGSLIFAGSYGSYRFAADAFGDVLILDTRAGASGANSAVGLTQLIFADAAIGVVSGTAGVDALSGSAANEIFVGSGGNDVIVGGGGVDTAAFSGNFANYTVSLNSANQVVVSDLRSGSPDGTDTLSGIASLGFADQQVQLVVGTGSTGTAGSATLAGTASSEVFVGGAGNDTFIGGGGNDRYLFGAGQETIVNGTASSSTASGQLAFGTGVTDNDLWFLQSGNDLQIDLLGTTQNVTIKNWFSAPSNQLQEITARGLKIDSQISQLVQAMASYSSSHAGFDPTSAGSQAASSDPSLQASIAAAWHA; encoded by the coding sequence ATGACCACGATATTCGGCACATCAGGTAACGACACGCTCATCGGCACCTCGTCGGCAGACTCCATCTACGGCCAGACCGGCGACGACACGCTGATTGGTGGGCAGGGCAACGACACGCTGCAGGGCGGACTGGGCAACGACACCTACATCTTCAACCGCGGTGACAGCCAGGATACGATCTTCGACAATGGCGCCGGTAGCGGTGAGGTCAACACGCTGCAGTTCGGGTCCGGGATCACGGCGGGCCAGGTCACCGTCAAGGAGTCCGGTACCGGGGATCTGGTGCTGAGCATCACCGGAACGACCGACAAGATCACCTTGCGCAGTCAGCTGCTCTCGGCGGCTGGGGGCGTCGATCAGGTCGTGTTTGCCGATGGCACGATCTGGAATCGGGCCGCGCTGCTGGCGCTCGCGACGGCGCCGACGAGCGGCAACGATACGTTCTATGGCGACTACAACGCCAATACGCTGAGCGGCGGTGCGGGCAATGACACACTGTCGGGCGGTGCCGGCGACGATACCCTGATCGGTGGGACCGGCAATGACACGCTGTCGGGCGGAGCCGGCAACGACACCTATGTGTTCAACGTGGGTGATGGCCAGGACACGATCACGGACAATGGGGCGGCGAGCGGAGAGACCAACACGCTGCAGCTCGGCAGCGGGATCCTGCCTGCGAACGTGGTGGTGACCGAGGCGAATGGCGGCGGCGATCTCGTGCTTACCATCAGCGGCACCACTGACAAGGTTACGTTGAAGAACCAGCTGGTCTCGGCCACCGGCGGCGTCGATCAGGTCGTGTTCGCCGACGGAACGGTGTGGACGCGCGCGGCGCTGCTGGCGCAGGCGACGGCGCCGACGAGCGGAAACGACACGTTCTATGGCGATTATCTCGGCAACACGCTGAACGGCGGCGCTGGGAACGACACGCTGTATGGCGCGGGAGGCGACGACGTTCTGGCTGGTGGCACCGGCAATGATGTGTTGGTCGGTGGCACTGGCAACGATACCTATCTGTTTAATCTCGGCGACGGACAGGACACGATCTTCGACAACGGCAGCTCGAACAGCAGTGAGGTCAATACCCTGCGGCTGGGAACTGGCATTGCCGTCGGCTCTGTGACAGTGACCGAGGCCAATGGCGGGCGCGACCTGCTGCTCTCGATCGGCGGAACGACGGACAGCATTCTGCTGCAGAACCAGCTGGTCGCCAAGACCGGCGGCGTCGACCAGGTCGTATTCGCGGACGGCTCCGTCTGGAGCCGGGCGGACCTGCTGGCACATGCGACACTGCCGACCGCGGCGAACGCCACCCTTTATGGCGACTACGCCGACAATGTCCTGACCGGCGGAACTGGGAATGATACAATCTATGGCGCGGCCGGCAACGACACGCTCGCCGGCGCCGGTGGCAACGACTATCTCGAGGGAGGCGTCGGCAACGATATCTATCTGTTCGGTCGCGGCGGCGGCAACGACCGCATCAACGACAATGGCGCGGCGGCCGATGTGGACCGGCTGCAATTCGCCGCGGATATTGCGCCGGCCGACATCGTGGTGACGCAAGCCAATGGCGGGCAGGATATCGTCCTGAGCATTGCCGGGAGCAGCGACAGCGTGCTGCTGAGCAATCAGCTGATCGGCACCACCGGCGGCGTCGATTTCGTGCAGTTCGCCGACGGCACGGTCTGGGACCGTGCCGCGCTTCTCTCGAAGTCGCTGGTGCCGACCAGCGGCGACGACGTCCTGGGTGGCGACGACGGGGCGAACATCCTGACCGGTGGCGCCGGCAATGACCGGCTGATCGGGCGGGGCGGCGCCGACACCTACGTCTATACGCTTGGGGATGGCGTCGACATCGTCGACGATCAGGCTAGCAGCGACGGCGATACGGTTCTGCTGCATGGCATCGTGCCCAGCCAGGTTCATATCGTGCGCAGCGGCGACAATGCCCTGCTGCTGTTCGAGGCGGATCACAACAGCCGGCTGACATTGGCGGGCCAGTTTGCCGGCACGGGAACGATCGAGCAGATCGTCTTCGACGATGGTACGGTGTGGTCGAGCGCCGACATCCTCGCTGCGGCGATCGGCGGAACCGACAATGTCACGCTCGGCATGAATGCCGCCGAGACGATCGTGGGCTCCGGCGTCAATGACACGATCGAAGGGCTGCGTGGCAACGACGTGCTGCAGGGCGGCGCTGGTGACGACACCTACATCTTCAATGCTGGCGATGGGCAAGACACGATCATCGAGGCCGGGGGGACCGACACTCTGTCTTTCGGCCGCGGCCTTGCCGCGAGCGATGCGATCTTGCAGGCGGTCGGCAACGATCTTTACGTGCGATTCCGGAACTCGACAGACTCTGTTCTGGTCCAATCGGCCTTCGCCAACTCGTCGTCCGTGGTCGAGAACGTCCATTTCGCAGACGGTACGACTTGGAATCTCACGAAGCCGTTGACGTTCACCTATATCGGCACCGATACGAACACGGTGCTGACGGGCAGTTCGTATGGAACCAACATTTTCGAACTCGGACCCGGCGGTGACACGGTCACAGCAGGTTCGGCCAACGATGTCATCATCTTCAAGCGAGGTATTGGCCACGCCACGGTGACACTGACCGGAACCGGAGCCGCGCTCAAACTGGCAGCCGGAATCGCCCAATCCGATGTGAGCGTCCAGACTGCCTCCAACGGTGATGTGACAGTCGCGCTCGCGGGCAGCAATGACAGTGTCACCTTTAACGGGGCGTCCGCCAAAGGCCTGAATACGATCGGGTTCAGCGATGGAACGAACTGGCGCCTGATCTACGGCACGTCCGGCAACGACACTTTGAACGGCGGGTCTGGAGTCGACTTTCTCAATGGCGGCCAAGGCGACGATCAGCTCAGTGGCGGCGCCGGCTCCGACACGTATGTGTATAAGGGCGGTGACGGCAACGATACGATCATCGATGGTGGTACGTCGGACGGCAGCATCGACAAACTCATGCTGGTCGACATCTCGCCGTCGCGGGTCTCGCTGACGCGCAACGGAAGCGACGTGGCCCTGGTGATCGCGCCGAGCACGGCGGGCGGCAATGACGGCGGCTCAGTATTGCTGAAGGCCGAACTCGACTGGCAGAATATTGAGCAGATCGTCTTTGCTGACGGGACTGTCTGGTCGCCGTTGACCCTGTTCCAAATGCTGGTCTCGGTCGGGGGGACTTCGGGCAATGACACGCTCGTCGGGACGAATGGATCAGATATCCTGGCAGGTGGGCTGGGCGATGATCAGCTTGATGGCGGCGCTGGATCGGACAGCTATCTCTACAATGTCGGTGACGGCAATGATACGATCATTGACGGTACCGCGTTCGACGGCTCCAACGACAGGCTGGTTCTGGGGGCGGGGCTGACGGCCTCCAATCTCGTGATCAGCCGCAACGGCAGCGACGTGACGTTGAGCTTCACCGACCAGGCAGGCTCCGTCCGTATGGTGGCGTTTGACAGCGGCGCCAGTGTCGGCCTGGAGCAGGTGGTGCTCGGCGACGGCACGGTGTGGAGCAAGCAGCAGGTTGAGAGCGCCTACATCGCGCAGCAGATCGCGGCCGGCGCGACCACGATCACCGGTTTCGATCAGAACAACGACGTAATCGTCGGCACCAGCGGTAGCGACACCCTGTATGGCCTCGGCGGCAACGACACGCTAACCGGCGGGCGCGGCGACGACACGCTGGATGGCGGCAACGGCTCCGACACCTACGTCTACAATGCCGGCGACGGCAACGATACTATCATGGACGGGACCGCGTTCGACGGCTCCAACGACAGGCTGGTTCTGGGAGCGGGGCTGACGGCCTCGAATCTCGTGATCAGCCGCAATGGTAGCGACGTGACATTGAGCTTCACCGACCAGGCAGGCTCGGTCCGCATGGTGGCCTTCGACAGCGGCGCCAGTGTCGGCCTCGAGCAGGTGGTGCTCGGCGATGGCACGGTATGGAGCAAGCAGCAGCTGGAGAGTGCCTACATCGCGCAGCAGATGGCTGCGGGCGCGACCACGATCACCGGCTTCGATCAGAATAACGACGTGATTGGCGGGACCAGCGGCAACGACACGCTGTACGGCCTCGGTGGCAACGACACACTGTCCGGCGGACGCGGCGACGACACGCTGGATGGTGGCAGTGGCTCCGACACCTACGTTTACAACGCCGGCGATGGCAACGATACGATCATTGACGGGACCGCGTTCGACGGCTCCGACGATCGGCTGGGTCTGGGGGCAGGGCTGACGGCCTCGAACCTTGTGATCAGCCGCAACGGTAGCGACGTGACGTTGAGCTTCACCGACCAGGCGGGCTCGGTCCGCATGGTGGCGTTTGACAGTGGCGCCAGTGTCGGCCTCGAGCAGGTGGTGCTCGGCGACGGCACAGTGTGGAGCAAGCAGCAGCTGGAGAGCGCCTACATCGCGCAGCAGATGGCGGCGGGTGCGACCACGATCACCGGCTTCGACCAGAACAACGACGTGATCGGTGGAACCAGCGGCAACGATACGCTGTATGGCCTCGGTGGCAACGACACACTGACCGGCGGACGCGGCGACGACATGCTGGATGGCGGCAGTGGCTCGGACACCTACGTCTACAACGCCGGCGATGGCAACGACACGATCACGGATGGCACCGCGTTCGATGGATCGAACGACAGGCTGGTTCTGGGGGCGGGGCTGACGGCCTCGAACCTCGTGATCACCCGCAGCGGCAGCGACGTGACGTTGAGCTTCACCGACCAGGCGGGCTCGGTCCGCATGGTGGCGTTTGACAGCGGCGCCAGTGTCGGCCTCGAGCAGGTGGTGCTCGGCGACGGCACGGTATGGAGCAAGCAGCAGCTGGAGAGTGCCTATATCGCGCAGCAGATCGCGGCTGGAGCAACGAACATTACTGGCTTTGACCAGAACGACGACGTGATTGTCGGGACCAGCGGCAACGACACGCTGTATGGCCTCGGCGGCAATGACACGCTGAGTGGGGGCGCCGGAGATGATTACCTGAACGGCGGCAGCGGAACGGATACTTACATCTACAGTTCGGTGGGTGGTAATGATGTCATTGACGACAGTACCAGCGGCAACGCGCTGGTGATGCAAGGCATTGCCTCCAGCGCGGTAGCCTTGAGTCGGCCGGGCAACGGCGCGGATCTGGTCATTCAGAACATCTCCACGGGCAAGACGATCACTGTGAAAGGCCAATTCAGCAACGGGACCCTCTCTACAATCAGCTTCGCCGACGGTGCGAGTTGGAGTCAGGCCCAGGTCCTTGACCTCGTGTCGGGAGGCAGCGACGCAAACGCCTATCTGTTCAACGCTGGAAGCGGCCAAGTAACCGTTGCGAATACGATCACGACCATCCGGATGGGAACCGGGATCTCGTCATCCGATCTCTACTTCCAGGCGAACGGCAATGGCGACCTGACGATCCGGTTCAGGAACAGCAGCGACGTCATCACCGTGCCGCGGGATCTCACCGTGCAGCCCTGGGGCGTTTCCAGCGCCATCATCCGCATCGCCTTCAGCGACGGCACGGTTCTGCCAGTCGGGCAGCCGGGCGCGGGGGTGGGGGCGCCGCTGACCTTCACGTGGATCGGCAACAGCAATGGCTTCGATCTAGGAAACACCAATTTCGGCTCGAACGTCTTCGAGGTCTCCGCGTCCGGCAATCTTGGCTTCGGCAACTACAGCAACGGCGTTGCCGGCACCAATACAATCAAGTTTGCGGCGGGCTCAGGCGCGCTGTCGGTGTGGCCCGGCGCGAGCAAGGGTACGCTGCAGTTCGGCACCGGCGTCACAGCGCAGGACGTGCTGTTGCAGGCCAACGGCAGCGATCTGATCGTCAAGTTCCGCAACAATGCAAGCGACAACATTCTTGTTCACTCGGACCTGACGGTCAGTGGCGGCGTGGCCTCCAGCTCGATCAACAGCCTGGTATTCAGCGACGGTACCTCGATCGCCCTGGGCGGTTCGGCGTCCGTGCCGATCACGTTCACCTGGGTGGGAAAAACCAACGGCTTCGATCTCGGCAATACCAACTTCGGCTCGAACGTGTTCGAGGTCTCCGCATCCGGCAATCTTGGATTTGGCAACTATAGTAACGGGGTGGCCGGCACGAATACGATCAAATATGCGACGGGCTCAGGCGCCCTGTCGGTGTGGCCTGGGGCAAGCAAGGGCACGTTGCAATTCGGCACTGGCGTCACGGCGCAGGACGTGCTGCTGCAGGCTAACGGCAGCGATCTGATCGTCAAGTTCCGCAACAATGCGACTGACAACATTCTCGTTCACTCGGACTTGACGGTCAGCGGCGGCGCCGCCACCAGCTCCATCGACAAACTGGTTTTCAGCGACGGCAGCTCGATCGCCCTGGGTGGTACAGCGTCCGTGCCGATCACGTTTACCTGGCTCGGCAACACCTCGTCGACCACGCTGTCCGGCTCGGCCTACGGTTCGAACGTCTATGAAATCAGCGCTAGTAATGTCTCGGTCAATTTTGCAAATGCGGCGTCGGTGGGAGGCGCCAACACGTTGCTGTACAGCCGCGGCGTCGGACGGACCGACATCAATCTGAACGGCGCGACGGGCACGATCAATTTGGGGGCAGGCATCTCTGCGCAGGATGTTTACGTCCAGGTCGAGAATGGCGCCGACCTGATCCTTCGTATCCGGAACGACGACACCGACAAGATTGATATTCACGGCGATCTGACGAGCACGGGAGGCATCCAGACGCTGCGGTTCGCCGACGGAACAGTGTGGTCGAGGCAACAGCTGCTCGCGCTGGAGACGACAGGTACTGCCGCCAACGACGTTCTCTGGGGTTCGCTGGGAGCCGACATATTCGACGGCAAGGGAGGTAATGATGTCGCGCACGGGCGCGGCGGCAACGACATCTTCGTGTTCAACACCGGATATGGCCAGCTTGAGATCGACGAGACCGACAGCTCGAGCACGGCGGCCAATGTGCTGTCCCTCGGGACCGGAATCCGGCCGTCCGACGTGTCGGTCGCTACATCCTCGAACGGCAACGACTGGATCCTCACGATCGGCAGCAATGGCGATCTGATCAGGATCGACAACATGGTGCAGTCGAGCACCAGCGGCGTCCAGCAAGTCCGGTTTGCCGACGGCACCGTCTGGGACCGAGCGGCGGTCAGGGACGCATCTCAGACCTTTACCTGGAATGGAAGCAGCAGCAATCCAACGCTGGTCGGAAACGCCACGGGATCGAACATCTTCGTGCTTGGTGACGGAGCCGAGACGGCATTCGGCGGCACCCGCACCAACCTGTTCCGGACATCGTCGACAACGGGGCAGGCCACCATCAATCTTTCGGCCACACTTGGTGCGAAGAACCAGGTCGATTTCGGCAGCGGGATTACGGCGCAGAAGCTGTGGTTCACACAATCGGGCAATAATCTCGTGATCGCCGTGCTCGGGACTACGACACGGGTGACGGTCGCGAATTGGTTTACCGGCTCCGCCAGTCAATTGCAGACCATCACTGCAGGAACGACGGTCCTCGATGGCAGCGCGATCGGGACTCTGGTTCAAGCGATGTCGGCCTATGCGGTGGCTCATCCGGGCTTTGATCCGGCGTCGGCCTCGCAGGTCCCGGGCGATTTGGCGGTGCAGAGCGCAATAGCGGGAGCGTGGCACGGTCAACAAGGATTCGTCGCCAAGTTTTTTGCTCTGTCCTCCGGACCGTCGCAACTATCGGACATCAACTGGGGGGCTGCGCCGAGCTTCGTGACGACAGTGTCCCAGATCTCGGGTACCGCAGACGCAGCCTGGCCAGCCTCGTCGCACGTCAATTTCGCGACGGCCTACCAGGCCAACCTCACCATCACGACGGCTGGAACCTATACGTTCAGCCTCGCTTCCGACGACGGCTCCGCACTCTACATCGATGGCGTGCGGGTCGTGAACAATGACGGGCTGCACGGCAATAACACGGTCTCCGGCCAGGTGACACTGGGGATCGGGTCGCATGCGGTCGAGGTTCGCTACTTCCAGAATGGAGGCGGCGAGGTCGTGACGCTGACGGCGCCGGCAGGAGCAAACAGTTTTGCAACTGCGACCGGCAGCCTGATCTTTGCCGGAAGCTACGGCAGCTATCGATTTGCCGCCGATGCCTTCGGCGATGTCTTGATCCTGGACACTCGTGCAGGCGCATCGGGAGCCAATTCCGCGGTCGGCCTGACGCAGCTGATCTTTGCTGACGCAGCGATCGGGGTCGTCTCGGGAACGGCGGGCGTCGATGCGCTGAGCGGCTCCGCGGCCAACGAGATATTCGTCGGATCCGGAGGCAACGATGTGATCGTCGGTGGGGGCGGGGTTGATACGGCCGCATTCTCCGGCAACTTTGCGAACTACACGGTATCTTTGAATTCGGCTAATCAGGTCGTGGTCAGCGACCTGCGCAGCGGCAGTCCGGACGGAACCGACACGCTGTCCGGCATTGCTTCGCTCGGATTTGCCGACCAGCAGGTGCAGCTCGTGGTCGGGACCGGCTCTACCGGCACAGCAGGTTCGGCTACGCTGGCAGGAACAGCTAGCTCTGAAGTTTTTGTTGGCGGCGCCGGCAATGACACGTTTATCGGTGGCGGAGGAAACGATCGGTATCTGTTCGGCGCGGGCCAGGAGACGATCGTGAACGGAACTGCGAGCAGCTCTACCGCCAGCGGACAGCTAGCTTTCGGAACGGGCGTGACGGACAACGATCTCTGGTTCCTGCAGTCCGGCAACGATCTGCAGATCGACCTGCTCGGCACGACTCAGAACGTCACGATCAAGAACTGGTTTTCGGCGCCATCGAACCAGCTGCAGGAGATCACCGCCAGGGGTCTCAAGATTGACAGCCAGATCTCGCAGCTGGTCCAGGCCATGGCGAGCTATTCGTCTAGCCATGCGGGCTTCGATCCGACCAGCGCAGGGAGCCAGGCAGCGTCCAGCGACCCGAGCTTGCAGGCATCGATTGCGGCCGCTTGGCACGCGTAG